The following proteins come from a genomic window of Venturia canescens isolate UGA chromosome 4, ASM1945775v1, whole genome shotgun sequence:
- the Ttc30 gene encoding tetratricopeptide repeat protein 30A isoform X4 — MTNFIQNLQIRDGEYTKTIYTMIKEQRYTETIQILTELLVSHSESRACLSLLAHCYFYTQDFIGAADCYEKLLHSYPEENLYKLRYAQSLHQACLYQEAWSVCASIATDESTDMEGKVRKLQAAIKYGQEDIVAAKSFVDQCPEDDVDTEINLGCLAYKEAEYEKALKKFSNALQIVGFKPHLSYNVALCYYRLKEYAASLKHIADIIEQGIREHPELSVGTATEGIEVRSVGNTLTLHETALTEAFNLKAAIEYQLQNYEAAREALTDMPPRSEEELDAVTLHNQALINMDTKPAEGFEKLQFLLQQNPFPSETFANLLLLYCKYQYYDLAADVLAENVHLTYKYLTPYLYDFLDALITQQTAPEEAYRKLDDLANKHTEALRKATKQVQEARLNHDEIAVKKAVNDYEEALERYVPVLMAQAKIYWELGNYTQVEKIFRKSADFCNEYDVWKLNVAHTLFMQENKFNQAAGFYKPIVIKKFDNILEVSAIVLANLCVSYIMDTRNTEAEELMKKIEKEEEAVSFKEPDKKLFHLCIVNLVIGTLYCSKGHYEFGISRVMKSLEPYNKKLGTDTWFYAKRCFLSLLEQLSKQLVVLKDSTLQDCIQFFDHCEVYGRDIPTVIEQPFEINDFPSVPRGKQTVTYEARYLKALFIKLQMS; from the exons ATGACGAATTTcatacaaaatttacaaatcaggGATGGAGAATACACAAAAACGATTTACACGATG ATTAAAGAACAGCGGTACACGGAAACAATACAAATACTGACAGAGCTACTGGTCTCGCATTCTGAA TCACGAGCATGTTTGTCCTTACTGGCTCACTGTTATTTCTACACACAAGATTTCATCGGTGCAGCGGATTGTTACGAGAAATTGTTGCACTCGTATCCGGAGGAGAATCTCTACAAACTCCGTTACGCCCAGTCTCTTCATCAGGCTTGTTTGTATCAGGAAGCCTGGTCGGTATGTGCGAGTATCGCAACTGACGAGTCCACCGACATGGAGGGTAAAGTACGAAAGCTCCAGGCTGCCATTAAATACGGACAAGAAGATATCGTTGCGGCGAAAAGCTTTGTGGATCAATGTCCCGAAGACGACGTTGATACGGAAATAAATTTGGGATGTTTGGCTTACAAG GAGGCAGAGTATGAgaaagctttgaaaaaattttcaaatgctctTCAAATCGTGGGATTCAAACCTCATCTGTCATACAACGTTGCTCTCTGTTATTACAGGCTGAAGGAATACGCAGCTTCTCTAAAACACATTG CCGATATCATCGAGCAAGGTATTCGGGAACATCCAGAGTTGAGTGTCGGTACAGCAACTGAAGGAATCGAAGTACGAAGCGTTGGAAATACACTTACGCTTCACGAAACTGCTCTCACTGAAGCCTTCAATCTTAAGGCAGCCATCGAATATCAATTGCAAAACT ACGAAGCAGCTCGCGAAGCGCTCACAGATATGCCTCCGCGTTCTGAAGAAGAACTTGACGCTGTTACTCTTCACAATCAAGCTCTCATTAATATGGATACCAAGCCAGCCGagggttttgaaaaattacaatttttacttcaacAGAATCCTTTCCCATCCGAGACATTTGCCAATTTATTGCTTCTGTATTGCAAGTACCAGTATTATGATCTGGCAGCTGATGTTTTGGCGGAAAATGTACATCTCACATACAAATACCTGACTCCG TACCTGTACGACTTCTTAGATGCATTGATAACTCAGCAAACCGCACCGGAGGAAGCTTACAGAAAACTTGACGATCTTGCCAACAAACACACCGAGGCACTCCGCAAAGCAACGAAGCAAGTTCAAGAGGCTCGCTTGAATCATGACGAGATTGCGGTTAAAAAGGCCGTAAACGATTATGAAGAAGCTTTGGAACGTTACGTGCCAGTTCTTATGGCTCAAGCAAAGATTTACTGGGAACTGGGAAATTATACCCAAGTCGAAAAGATATTTCGTAAGAGCGCAGATTTCTGTAACGAATACGACGTGTGGAAACTAAACGTCGCTCATACGCTCTTCATGCAGGAAAACAAGTTCAATCAAGCTGCCGGCTTTTACAAGCCGATcgtcattaaaaaatttgacaat ATCCTCGAAGTGAGTGCGATTGTACTGGCCAATTTGTGCGTCAGTTACATAATGGATACTCGAAATACGGAGGCTGAggagttgatgaaaaaaattgaaaaggaaGAGGAAGCGGTGTCGTTCAAAGAGCcggataaaaaattgttccacCTTTGTATCGTGAATCTCGTAATTGGAACTCTTTATTGCTCAAAGGGTCATTACGAATTTGGTATATCGCGGGTGATGAAAAGCCTCGAGCCGTACAACAAGAAATTGGGCACCGACACGTGGTTTTACGCGAAACGATGCTTTCTGTCGTTGCTTGAACAGCTCTCTAAACAATTGGTCGTCTTGAAGGATTCTACTCTGCAGgattgcattcaatttttcgaccATTGCGAGG TTTACGGACGTGACATACCAACGGTGATTGAGCAGCCTTtcgaaataaacgattttcCGAGCGTGCCGCGAGGAAAACAAACTGTTACTTACGAAGCTCGATATTTGAAAGCTTTGTTCATTAAATTGCAAATGTCGTAA
- the Ttc30 gene encoding tetratricopeptide repeat protein 30A isoform X2, giving the protein MRKTENNFTSKILWETNKEKLKNDGEYRPWLPSPPKLSEYAGNVVDQLPMPICWEWSFDEIKEQRYTETIQILTELLVSHSESRACLSLLAHCYFYTQDFIGAADCYEKLLHSYPEENLYKLRYAQSLHQACLYQEAWSVCASIATDESTDMEGKVRKLQAAIKYGQEDIVAAKSFVDQCPEDDVDTEINLGCLAYKEAEYEKALKKFSNALQIVGFKPHLSYNVALCYYRLKEYAASLKHIADIIEQGIREHPELSVGTATEGIEVRSVGNTLTLHETALTEAFNLKAAIEYQLQNYEAAREALTDMPPRSEEELDAVTLHNQALINMDTKPAEGFEKLQFLLQQNPFPSETFANLLLLYCKYQYYDLAADVLAENVHLTYKYLTPYLYDFLDALITQQTAPEEAYRKLDDLANKHTEALRKATKQVQEARLNHDEIAVKKAVNDYEEALERYVPVLMAQAKIYWELGNYTQVEKIFRKSADFCNEYDVWKLNVAHTLFMQENKFNQAAGFYKPIVIKKFDNILEVSAIVLANLCVSYIMDTRNTEAEELMKKIEKEEEAVSFKEPDKKLFHLCIVNLVIGTLYCSKGHYEFGISRVMKSLEPYNKKLGTDTWFYAKRCFLSLLEQLSKQLVVLKDSTLQDCIQFFDHCEVYGRDIPTVIEQPFEINDFPSVPRGKQTVTYEARYLKALFIKLQMS; this is encoded by the exons ATTAAAGAACAGCGGTACACGGAAACAATACAAATACTGACAGAGCTACTGGTCTCGCATTCTGAA TCACGAGCATGTTTGTCCTTACTGGCTCACTGTTATTTCTACACACAAGATTTCATCGGTGCAGCGGATTGTTACGAGAAATTGTTGCACTCGTATCCGGAGGAGAATCTCTACAAACTCCGTTACGCCCAGTCTCTTCATCAGGCTTGTTTGTATCAGGAAGCCTGGTCGGTATGTGCGAGTATCGCAACTGACGAGTCCACCGACATGGAGGGTAAAGTACGAAAGCTCCAGGCTGCCATTAAATACGGACAAGAAGATATCGTTGCGGCGAAAAGCTTTGTGGATCAATGTCCCGAAGACGACGTTGATACGGAAATAAATTTGGGATGTTTGGCTTACAAG GAGGCAGAGTATGAgaaagctttgaaaaaattttcaaatgctctTCAAATCGTGGGATTCAAACCTCATCTGTCATACAACGTTGCTCTCTGTTATTACAGGCTGAAGGAATACGCAGCTTCTCTAAAACACATTG CCGATATCATCGAGCAAGGTATTCGGGAACATCCAGAGTTGAGTGTCGGTACAGCAACTGAAGGAATCGAAGTACGAAGCGTTGGAAATACACTTACGCTTCACGAAACTGCTCTCACTGAAGCCTTCAATCTTAAGGCAGCCATCGAATATCAATTGCAAAACT ACGAAGCAGCTCGCGAAGCGCTCACAGATATGCCTCCGCGTTCTGAAGAAGAACTTGACGCTGTTACTCTTCACAATCAAGCTCTCATTAATATGGATACCAAGCCAGCCGagggttttgaaaaattacaatttttacttcaacAGAATCCTTTCCCATCCGAGACATTTGCCAATTTATTGCTTCTGTATTGCAAGTACCAGTATTATGATCTGGCAGCTGATGTTTTGGCGGAAAATGTACATCTCACATACAAATACCTGACTCCG TACCTGTACGACTTCTTAGATGCATTGATAACTCAGCAAACCGCACCGGAGGAAGCTTACAGAAAACTTGACGATCTTGCCAACAAACACACCGAGGCACTCCGCAAAGCAACGAAGCAAGTTCAAGAGGCTCGCTTGAATCATGACGAGATTGCGGTTAAAAAGGCCGTAAACGATTATGAAGAAGCTTTGGAACGTTACGTGCCAGTTCTTATGGCTCAAGCAAAGATTTACTGGGAACTGGGAAATTATACCCAAGTCGAAAAGATATTTCGTAAGAGCGCAGATTTCTGTAACGAATACGACGTGTGGAAACTAAACGTCGCTCATACGCTCTTCATGCAGGAAAACAAGTTCAATCAAGCTGCCGGCTTTTACAAGCCGATcgtcattaaaaaatttgacaat ATCCTCGAAGTGAGTGCGATTGTACTGGCCAATTTGTGCGTCAGTTACATAATGGATACTCGAAATACGGAGGCTGAggagttgatgaaaaaaattgaaaaggaaGAGGAAGCGGTGTCGTTCAAAGAGCcggataaaaaattgttccacCTTTGTATCGTGAATCTCGTAATTGGAACTCTTTATTGCTCAAAGGGTCATTACGAATTTGGTATATCGCGGGTGATGAAAAGCCTCGAGCCGTACAACAAGAAATTGGGCACCGACACGTGGTTTTACGCGAAACGATGCTTTCTGTCGTTGCTTGAACAGCTCTCTAAACAATTGGTCGTCTTGAAGGATTCTACTCTGCAGgattgcattcaatttttcgaccATTGCGAGG TTTACGGACGTGACATACCAACGGTGATTGAGCAGCCTTtcgaaataaacgattttcCGAGCGTGCCGCGAGGAAAACAAACTGTTACTTACGAAGCTCGATATTTGAAAGCTTTGTTCATTAAATTGCAAATGTCGTAA
- the LOC122409818 gene encoding nucleolar protein of 40 kDa-like, with protein sequence MSSCELNQIFLGEIASVQNYGAFVRIPGCKQQGLIHKSQVSSARVDDVADVLQRGERVWCKVINISDDGKVGLSMKHVNQGNGKDLDPNGIEQQMDEQRRKKFVPGQKRPIELEAVLDTTCTKCGTRGHLASDCFSTPDGKKYELLPEVEELPEATVHPPKDDANMDARSKSHKRAKKKKKLKKSRRSDGSSDDESDDSDTVTATDENDEHKRRSKKSKDSAKKKKRTKKDKRKKRENGASDSSTNQGESRRREGSDKKSKKCKHSRSKHSD encoded by the exons ATGTCGAGTTGCGAGTTGAATCAAATCTTTCTCGGAGAAATCGCTTCTGTACAAAATTATGGAGCTTTTGTGAGAATTCCTGGATGTAAGCAACAGGGTTTGATACACAAATCGCAG gtgAGTTCTGCAAGGGTGGACGATGTTGCAGACGTACTACAGCGGGGGGAGCGGGTGTGGTGCAAAGTTATAAATATTAGCGATGATGGCAAAGTCGGTTTGTCAATGAAACATGTCAATCAGGGTAATGGTAAAGATCTGGATCCAAATGGAATAGAGCAGCAAATGGACGaacaacgaagaaaaaagtttgtgcCAGGACAGAAAAGGCCGATAGAGCTAGAGGCTGTTCTTGATACAACATGTACCAAGTGCGGAACACGGGGCCACCTTGCCTCTGACTGTTTTAGTACACCTGatggtaaaaaatatgaactatTGCCAGAAGTTGAGGAGCTCCCCGAAGCCACGGTTCACCCTCCGAAAGACGATGCAAATATGGATGCACGATCCAAGAGTCATaaacgagcaaaaaaaaagaaaaaactgaaaaaatcacGACGCTCTGATGGTAGTAGCGACGATGAAAGTGACGATAGTGATACGGTCACTGCCACTGATGAAAATGACGAGCATAAAAGAAGAAGTAAGAAATCCAAAGATTCAGCcaaaaagaagaaacgaacgaagaaagataaaagaaaaaagcgcgAAAATGGCGCAAGTGATAGCTCAACTAACCAGGGAGAAAGTAGGCGACGTGAGGGCAGTgataaaaagtcgaaaaagtgTAAACACTCGAGATCCAAACATTCGGATTGA
- the Ttc30 gene encoding tetratricopeptide repeat protein 30A isoform X3 codes for MTNFIQNLQIRDGEYTKTIYTMIKEQRYTETIQILTELLVSHSESRACLSLLAHCYFYTQDFIGAADCYEKLLHSYPEENLYKLRYAQSLHQACLYQEAWSVCASIATDESTDMEGKVRKLQAAIKYGQEDIVAAKSFVDQCPEDDVDTEINLGCLAYKEAEYEKALKKFSNALQIVGFKPHLSYNVALCYYRLKEYAASLKHIGKCIRINYELSRDATNMIITKSNFRDGTIADIIEQGIREHPELSVGTATEGIEVRSVGNTLTLHETALTEAFNLKAAIEYQLQNYEAAREALTDMPPRSEEELDAVTLHNQALINMDTKPAEGFEKLQFLLQQNPFPSETFANLLLLYCKYQYYDLAADVLAENVHLTYKYLTPYLYDFLDALITQQTAPEEAYRKLDDLANKHTEALRKATKQVQEARLNHDEIAVKKAVNDYEEALERYVPVLMAQAKIYWELGNYTQVEKIFRKSADFCNEYDVWKLNVAHTLFMQENKFNQAAGFYKPIVIKKFDNILEVSAIVLANLCVSYIMDTRNTEAEELMKKIEKEEEAVSFKEPDKKLFHLCIVNLVIGTLYCSKGHYEFGISRVMKSLEPYNKKLGTDTWFYAKRCFLSLLEQLSKQLVVLKDSTLQDCIQFFDHCEVYGRDIPTVIEQPFEINDFPSVPRGKQTVTYEARYLKALFIKLQMS; via the exons ATGACGAATTTcatacaaaatttacaaatcaggGATGGAGAATACACAAAAACGATTTACACGATG ATTAAAGAACAGCGGTACACGGAAACAATACAAATACTGACAGAGCTACTGGTCTCGCATTCTGAA TCACGAGCATGTTTGTCCTTACTGGCTCACTGTTATTTCTACACACAAGATTTCATCGGTGCAGCGGATTGTTACGAGAAATTGTTGCACTCGTATCCGGAGGAGAATCTCTACAAACTCCGTTACGCCCAGTCTCTTCATCAGGCTTGTTTGTATCAGGAAGCCTGGTCGGTATGTGCGAGTATCGCAACTGACGAGTCCACCGACATGGAGGGTAAAGTACGAAAGCTCCAGGCTGCCATTAAATACGGACAAGAAGATATCGTTGCGGCGAAAAGCTTTGTGGATCAATGTCCCGAAGACGACGTTGATACGGAAATAAATTTGGGATGTTTGGCTTACAAG GAGGCAGAGTATGAgaaagctttgaaaaaattttcaaatgctctTCAAATCGTGGGATTCAAACCTCATCTGTCATACAACGTTGCTCTCTGTTATTACAGGCTGAAGGAATACGCAGCTTCTCTAAAACACATTGGTAAGTGTATTCGTATTAATTACGAATTATCGCGTGATGCAACGAACATGATAATCACCAAAAGTAACTTTCGTGATGGTACTATAGCCGATATCATCGAGCAAGGTATTCGGGAACATCCAGAGTTGAGTGTCGGTACAGCAACTGAAGGAATCGAAGTACGAAGCGTTGGAAATACACTTACGCTTCACGAAACTGCTCTCACTGAAGCCTTCAATCTTAAGGCAGCCATCGAATATCAATTGCAAAACT ACGAAGCAGCTCGCGAAGCGCTCACAGATATGCCTCCGCGTTCTGAAGAAGAACTTGACGCTGTTACTCTTCACAATCAAGCTCTCATTAATATGGATACCAAGCCAGCCGagggttttgaaaaattacaatttttacttcaacAGAATCCTTTCCCATCCGAGACATTTGCCAATTTATTGCTTCTGTATTGCAAGTACCAGTATTATGATCTGGCAGCTGATGTTTTGGCGGAAAATGTACATCTCACATACAAATACCTGACTCCG TACCTGTACGACTTCTTAGATGCATTGATAACTCAGCAAACCGCACCGGAGGAAGCTTACAGAAAACTTGACGATCTTGCCAACAAACACACCGAGGCACTCCGCAAAGCAACGAAGCAAGTTCAAGAGGCTCGCTTGAATCATGACGAGATTGCGGTTAAAAAGGCCGTAAACGATTATGAAGAAGCTTTGGAACGTTACGTGCCAGTTCTTATGGCTCAAGCAAAGATTTACTGGGAACTGGGAAATTATACCCAAGTCGAAAAGATATTTCGTAAGAGCGCAGATTTCTGTAACGAATACGACGTGTGGAAACTAAACGTCGCTCATACGCTCTTCATGCAGGAAAACAAGTTCAATCAAGCTGCCGGCTTTTACAAGCCGATcgtcattaaaaaatttgacaat ATCCTCGAAGTGAGTGCGATTGTACTGGCCAATTTGTGCGTCAGTTACATAATGGATACTCGAAATACGGAGGCTGAggagttgatgaaaaaaattgaaaaggaaGAGGAAGCGGTGTCGTTCAAAGAGCcggataaaaaattgttccacCTTTGTATCGTGAATCTCGTAATTGGAACTCTTTATTGCTCAAAGGGTCATTACGAATTTGGTATATCGCGGGTGATGAAAAGCCTCGAGCCGTACAACAAGAAATTGGGCACCGACACGTGGTTTTACGCGAAACGATGCTTTCTGTCGTTGCTTGAACAGCTCTCTAAACAATTGGTCGTCTTGAAGGATTCTACTCTGCAGgattgcattcaatttttcgaccATTGCGAGG TTTACGGACGTGACATACCAACGGTGATTGAGCAGCCTTtcgaaataaacgattttcCGAGCGTGCCGCGAGGAAAACAAACTGTTACTTACGAAGCTCGATATTTGAAAGCTTTGTTCATTAAATTGCAAATGTCGTAA
- the Ttc30 gene encoding tetratricopeptide repeat protein 30A isoform X1 produces the protein MRKTENNFTSKILWETNKEKLKNDGEYRPWLPSPPKLSEYAGNVVDQLPMPICWEWSFDEIKEQRYTETIQILTELLVSHSESRACLSLLAHCYFYTQDFIGAADCYEKLLHSYPEENLYKLRYAQSLHQACLYQEAWSVCASIATDESTDMEGKVRKLQAAIKYGQEDIVAAKSFVDQCPEDDVDTEINLGCLAYKEAEYEKALKKFSNALQIVGFKPHLSYNVALCYYRLKEYAASLKHIGKCIRINYELSRDATNMIITKSNFRDGTIADIIEQGIREHPELSVGTATEGIEVRSVGNTLTLHETALTEAFNLKAAIEYQLQNYEAAREALTDMPPRSEEELDAVTLHNQALINMDTKPAEGFEKLQFLLQQNPFPSETFANLLLLYCKYQYYDLAADVLAENVHLTYKYLTPYLYDFLDALITQQTAPEEAYRKLDDLANKHTEALRKATKQVQEARLNHDEIAVKKAVNDYEEALERYVPVLMAQAKIYWELGNYTQVEKIFRKSADFCNEYDVWKLNVAHTLFMQENKFNQAAGFYKPIVIKKFDNILEVSAIVLANLCVSYIMDTRNTEAEELMKKIEKEEEAVSFKEPDKKLFHLCIVNLVIGTLYCSKGHYEFGISRVMKSLEPYNKKLGTDTWFYAKRCFLSLLEQLSKQLVVLKDSTLQDCIQFFDHCEVYGRDIPTVIEQPFEINDFPSVPRGKQTVTYEARYLKALFIKLQMS, from the exons ATTAAAGAACAGCGGTACACGGAAACAATACAAATACTGACAGAGCTACTGGTCTCGCATTCTGAA TCACGAGCATGTTTGTCCTTACTGGCTCACTGTTATTTCTACACACAAGATTTCATCGGTGCAGCGGATTGTTACGAGAAATTGTTGCACTCGTATCCGGAGGAGAATCTCTACAAACTCCGTTACGCCCAGTCTCTTCATCAGGCTTGTTTGTATCAGGAAGCCTGGTCGGTATGTGCGAGTATCGCAACTGACGAGTCCACCGACATGGAGGGTAAAGTACGAAAGCTCCAGGCTGCCATTAAATACGGACAAGAAGATATCGTTGCGGCGAAAAGCTTTGTGGATCAATGTCCCGAAGACGACGTTGATACGGAAATAAATTTGGGATGTTTGGCTTACAAG GAGGCAGAGTATGAgaaagctttgaaaaaattttcaaatgctctTCAAATCGTGGGATTCAAACCTCATCTGTCATACAACGTTGCTCTCTGTTATTACAGGCTGAAGGAATACGCAGCTTCTCTAAAACACATTGGTAAGTGTATTCGTATTAATTACGAATTATCGCGTGATGCAACGAACATGATAATCACCAAAAGTAACTTTCGTGATGGTACTATAGCCGATATCATCGAGCAAGGTATTCGGGAACATCCAGAGTTGAGTGTCGGTACAGCAACTGAAGGAATCGAAGTACGAAGCGTTGGAAATACACTTACGCTTCACGAAACTGCTCTCACTGAAGCCTTCAATCTTAAGGCAGCCATCGAATATCAATTGCAAAACT ACGAAGCAGCTCGCGAAGCGCTCACAGATATGCCTCCGCGTTCTGAAGAAGAACTTGACGCTGTTACTCTTCACAATCAAGCTCTCATTAATATGGATACCAAGCCAGCCGagggttttgaaaaattacaatttttacttcaacAGAATCCTTTCCCATCCGAGACATTTGCCAATTTATTGCTTCTGTATTGCAAGTACCAGTATTATGATCTGGCAGCTGATGTTTTGGCGGAAAATGTACATCTCACATACAAATACCTGACTCCG TACCTGTACGACTTCTTAGATGCATTGATAACTCAGCAAACCGCACCGGAGGAAGCTTACAGAAAACTTGACGATCTTGCCAACAAACACACCGAGGCACTCCGCAAAGCAACGAAGCAAGTTCAAGAGGCTCGCTTGAATCATGACGAGATTGCGGTTAAAAAGGCCGTAAACGATTATGAAGAAGCTTTGGAACGTTACGTGCCAGTTCTTATGGCTCAAGCAAAGATTTACTGGGAACTGGGAAATTATACCCAAGTCGAAAAGATATTTCGTAAGAGCGCAGATTTCTGTAACGAATACGACGTGTGGAAACTAAACGTCGCTCATACGCTCTTCATGCAGGAAAACAAGTTCAATCAAGCTGCCGGCTTTTACAAGCCGATcgtcattaaaaaatttgacaat ATCCTCGAAGTGAGTGCGATTGTACTGGCCAATTTGTGCGTCAGTTACATAATGGATACTCGAAATACGGAGGCTGAggagttgatgaaaaaaattgaaaaggaaGAGGAAGCGGTGTCGTTCAAAGAGCcggataaaaaattgttccacCTTTGTATCGTGAATCTCGTAATTGGAACTCTTTATTGCTCAAAGGGTCATTACGAATTTGGTATATCGCGGGTGATGAAAAGCCTCGAGCCGTACAACAAGAAATTGGGCACCGACACGTGGTTTTACGCGAAACGATGCTTTCTGTCGTTGCTTGAACAGCTCTCTAAACAATTGGTCGTCTTGAAGGATTCTACTCTGCAGgattgcattcaatttttcgaccATTGCGAGG TTTACGGACGTGACATACCAACGGTGATTGAGCAGCCTTtcgaaataaacgattttcCGAGCGTGCCGCGAGGAAAACAAACTGTTACTTACGAAGCTCGATATTTGAAAGCTTTGTTCATTAAATTGCAAATGTCGTAA